The proteins below are encoded in one region of Dasypus novemcinctus isolate mDasNov1 chromosome 13, mDasNov1.1.hap2, whole genome shotgun sequence:
- the CCDC181 gene encoding coiled-coil domain-containing protein 181 isoform X3, producing the protein MDENKDIDSKESGEYEDDFEKDLEWLINEKEKNSVSIIEMACGKEENINKELKENETEIECIKQLSDPDKSLKDEVSSKRNDFISVPSIQPFDPISDSDSENSSQESKPESQKDLEEEEDEEVRRYIMEKIIQANKLLQNQKPVNDKRERKLKFKDKLVDLEVPPLEDKDTHKNYFGNENSISGKLSQLCISNEFRQENVLLSLTDGGCEENKDRKILVERDGKFELLNLQDIESQGFLPPINNVNSTENEPLQLSPRSPNSSVNSIKKEEPVAKIHANSHSLTGEPLTYIPQPPPNPKTRPNSAANSDRSKPNGKPNHRTQSANTSPVTSTYCLSPRQKELQKQLEQRRERLKREEEQRKIEEEKEKKKENDMVFKAWLQKKREQVLEMRRIQRAKEIEDMNSRITGGRPGPVVRASVYHM; encoded by the exons atggatgaaaataaaGACATTGATTCAAAAGAAAGTGGAGAATATGAAGATGACTTTGAGAAGGACCTGGAGTGGttaattaatgaaaaagaaaaaaacagtgtcAGCATAATAGAG atggcttgtgggaaggaagagaatattaacaaagaattaaaagagaatgaaacagaaaTAGAGTGCATCAAACAGCTTTCTGATCCTGACAAATCTTTGAAGGATGAAGTTTCATCAAAAAGAAATGACTTCATTTCTGTACCAAGTATTCAGCCTTTTGATCCCATATCAGATTCAGATAGTGAAAACTCTTCCCAGGAATCCAAACCGGAAAGCCAGAAAGACttggaggaggaagaagatgaagaagTAAGGCGATATATTATGGAGAAAATTATACAAGCCAACAAGCTTCTACAGAATCAAAAACCTGTGAATGATAAAAGGGAACGAAAACTTAAGTTCAAAGACAAATTAGTTGATCTGGAAGTTCCTCCGCTTGAAGACAAGGATactcataaaaattattttggaaatgaaaatagCATATCTGGAAAACTGTCACAGTTATGTATTTCCAATGAATTTAGACAAGAAAATGTGCTCCTTTCACTTACTGATGGAGGttgtgaagaaaacaaagataggAAGATATTAGTTGAGAGAGATGGAAAGTTTGAACTTCTGAATTTACAAGACATTGAGAGTCAGGGTTTTTTACCCCCCATTAATAATGTTAATAGTACAGAAAATGAACCTCTCCAATTGTCACCCAGATCTCCCAATTCATCTGTCAATAGTATTAAGAAAGAAGAGCCTGTAGCAAAGATTCATGCTAATAGTCACTCATTAACAGGAGAACCATTGACTTACATCCCTCAGCCACCACCCAATCCCAAGACTCGTCCAAACTCTGCTGCCAATTCAGATAGAAGTAAACCAAATGGGAAACCTAATCACAGGACACAGTCTGCAAATACATCTCCGGTGACCTCAACATACTGCCTTTCTCCTCGACAGAAAGAACTGCAAAAACAGCTTgaacaaagaagagaaaggctAAAGAGAGAG GAAGAACAAcggaaaatagaagaagaaaaagaaaagaaaaaagagaatgacaTGGTATTTAAAGCATGGttgcaaaagaaaagagagcaaGTCCTAGAAATGAGGAGAATTCAGCGagcaaaggaaatagaagacatgaACAGTAGA